One Delphinus delphis chromosome 3, mDelDel1.2, whole genome shotgun sequence genomic region harbors:
- the LYPD8 gene encoding ly6/PLAUR domain-containing protein 8, whose protein sequence is MKGFLFAGIIVMLTVAAVESLSCVQCNSLTDPCVYGNAVECPANASISCTTFLTNFSLGENITWYEDKACSADNCSVAETFTVHVSANETFHFASQCCQGKACNDTNDTIDPPQEEVSSNTGCSACYGSSETSCNETTRKCYKEERCVSLIAEFKNETKLVLKGCSNVSNSTCEFLATGNRTVGGVTFLKFKCENSSDASSTPTPTPPSSTSDTGSKGFFTPLTLGNLLLLRLLL, encoded by the exons ATGAAGGGCTTCCTCTTCGCTGGTATCATCGTCATGCTCACGGTTGCAGCTGTAG AATCCTTGAGTTGTGTGCAGTGTAATTCGTTGACAGACCCCTGTGTTTACGGAAATGCCGTTGAGTGTCCCGCAAATGCCAGTATCAGCTGTACCACTTTCTTGACGAACTTTTCTCTAG GAGAAAACATCACATGGTATGAGGATAAGGCCTGCTCTGCGGATAATTGCAGCGTGGCTGAGACCTTCACAGTCCACGTATCTGCTAATGAAACCTTCCATTTTGCAAGCCAGTGTTGCCAAGGAAAGGCGTGCAATGACACCAACGACACCATAG ATCCCCCACAGGAAGAGGTGTCCAGCAACACAGGGTGCTCTGCATGTTATGGATCTAGTGAAACTTCCTGTAATGAGACAACCCGGaaatgttataaagaagaaagatgtGTCAGTCTAATTGCAGAATTTAAGAATG AGACGAAGCTCGTGCTGAAAGGCTGCTCCAATGTCAGCAACTCCACCTGTGAGTTCCTTGCTACTGGAAATCGGACGGTTGGAGGAGTCACTTTCCTGAAGTTTAAGTGTGAAAACAGCTCCGATGCCTCCTCAACACCCACTCCCACTCCCCCAAGCTCCACCAGTGACACTGGCTCTAAAGGCTTCTTCACACCCTTGACCCTTGGCAACCTTCTCCTGCTGAGGTTGCTGCTCTGA